In Ostreibacterium oceani, a genomic segment contains:
- the hisC gene encoding histidinol-phosphate transaminase → MTTSNHSATPSTTPSVTPSLVSLFTDKVQTMQPYHVPKSSGMIKLDAMESPYKLPEQMRQALAAILTHVNINRYPNSSSSSLGAAIRKAFSLPAELSLMMGNGSDELIQIVLMALMRPGAKVLSPVPSFVMYQQVTELLGMSFVGVDFNPDFSLDEASFLATIAREQPAVVFLAYPNNPTGVILSRALIEKVLQTSNGFVVIDEAYSAYASDSALDLVARYENAILIRTLSKIGMAGIRLGYMLSHPSVAGFFENVRMPYNINLFTQATARFMLEQKTYLADCVNHIVAEKAALYDWLSAQAGLVVYSSETNFLLVRVDNAPEVFSRLRDDYQILVKNLDGQHPILKNILRITVGLPAENAKLKAALTEILTID, encoded by the coding sequence ATGACAACATCGAATCATTCAGCGACGCCTTCAACAACGCCTTCAGTAACGCCTTCTTTGGTCAGTTTATTTACAGATAAAGTACAAACCATGCAGCCTTACCATGTCCCTAAAAGTAGCGGCATGATAAAGCTCGATGCGATGGAGTCTCCCTATAAATTGCCAGAGCAAATGCGCCAAGCCTTGGCGGCGATATTGACACATGTCAATATTAATCGTTATCCTAATTCGAGTTCTTCGTCTTTGGGGGCGGCGATTCGCAAGGCGTTTTCGCTGCCCGCTGAGCTATCACTGATGATGGGAAATGGCTCGGATGAGTTGATTCAAATTGTGCTGATGGCGCTCATGCGGCCTGGCGCAAAGGTGCTTTCGCCAGTGCCCAGTTTTGTGATGTATCAACAAGTGACCGAATTATTGGGGATGTCTTTTGTCGGCGTGGATTTTAATCCGGATTTTAGTTTGGATGAAGCCAGTTTTTTGGCGACAATTGCGCGTGAGCAACCAGCGGTTGTCTTCTTGGCTTATCCGAATAACCCGACGGGCGTTATCCTGTCGCGTGCGTTGATTGAAAAAGTCTTGCAAACCAGCAACGGGTTTGTTGTCATTGACGAAGCGTATAGTGCGTATGCAAGCGATAGCGCCTTAGACTTGGTGGCGCGATACGAAAATGCGATTTTGATTAGAACGCTGTCCAAAATTGGTATGGCGGGAATCCGTCTAGGCTATATGTTAAGCCATCCGTCAGTCGCTGGTTTTTTTGAAAATGTACGAATGCCATATAACATCAATTTGTTTACGCAGGCGACTGCACGCTTTATGCTGGAGCAAAAAACGTACCTAGCGGATTGTGTTAACCATATCGTCGCTGAAAAAGCGGCGCTTTATGACTGGCTTTCAGCGCAAGCTGGGTTGGTTGTTTATTCCTCAGAAACGAATTTTTTGTTAGTGAGAGTCGATAATGCGCCTGAGGTGTTTTCACGGCTACGCGATGATTATCAAATTTTAGTGAAAAATCTCGATGGGCAGCACCCAATTTTAAAAAATATACTGCGAATTACGGTTGGGTTGCCCGCAGAAAATGCCAAACTCAAAGCCGCATTGACTGAAATCTTGACGATTGACTAA
- a CDS encoding Nif3-like dinuclear metal center hexameric protein, with translation MTQAMLSEYLADLLLVDRYQDYTPNGLQVAGKKNIQRIVFGVTASMDLIEAAIAKQADAIIVHHGYFWKNESPVVTGMKQRRLKALLQNDINLYAYHLPLDGHEQLGNNAQLAGLWQIDNPAPVRTDSLLWIGDMPNETLGEASDGLSSGSSSDLLGSSLADFADRVASTLARTPQVIAGGEHRIQRIAWCSGAAQSMIEAAKAEGADAFVSGEISEQTVHFARENGIHYIAAGHHATERGGVSALAQHLQAILALDCCFIDCANPV, from the coding sequence ATTACACAAGCGATGCTAAGTGAATATTTGGCCGATTTATTGTTGGTCGATCGTTACCAAGATTATACGCCAAATGGCTTGCAAGTAGCGGGTAAAAAAAACATCCAACGAATCGTCTTTGGTGTAACGGCTTCGATGGATTTGATTGAAGCGGCGATTGCAAAGCAAGCAGATGCCATTATCGTGCATCATGGCTATTTTTGGAAAAATGAATCACCCGTTGTAACGGGGATGAAACAACGGCGTTTAAAAGCCTTATTGCAAAACGACATCAATTTATACGCCTACCATTTGCCGCTAGATGGTCATGAGCAATTAGGCAATAACGCGCAGTTGGCTGGACTATGGCAGATTGATAATCCTGCCCCTGTTCGGACGGATAGCCTGTTGTGGATAGGCGATATGCCAAATGAGACTTTGGGCGAGGCATCGGATGGTTTGTCGAGCGGCTCATCGAGCGATTTATTAGGTAGCAGTTTGGCTGACTTTGCTGACCGTGTGGCCTCAACCTTGGCGCGTACTCCGCAGGTAATCGCGGGTGGTGAACACCGTATTCAGCGCATTGCTTGGTGTTCTGGTGCGGCACAAAGCATGATTGAAGCAGCCAAAGCCGAAGGTGCTGATGCCTTTGTCAGTGGGGAAATCTCTGAGCAAACGGTGCATTTTGCCAGAGAAAATGGCATACATTATATCGCGGCAGGCCATCATGCGACCGAGCGTGGTGGTGTGTCCGCATTGGCGCAACATTTGCAGGCAATTTTGGCGTTGGATTGTTGCTTTATTGATTGCGCCAACCCAGTTTAA
- the petA gene encoding ubiquinol-cytochrome c reductase iron-sulfur subunit, with the protein MKKPMKNSEKVNHARRKTLVIASSALGGVAVAGVATPFLGSWMPSEKAKSVGAPIEMDISKLPPGAQQRAVWRGKAIYVLRMTEPMLKAVKETESSGLLLDPNSEASDLPETLKSEQSRQLRDDIMVLIGVCTHLGCAPTLQGVDKGQSHTPGWLGGFFCACHGSKYDYAGRVYRGVPAPKNLPIPPYRFENDGLIVIGEEETV; encoded by the coding sequence ATGAAAAAACCCATGAAAAATTCTGAAAAGGTGAATCATGCGAGGCGTAAAACACTTGTTATCGCGTCGTCGGCATTAGGTGGCGTTGCAGTGGCAGGGGTGGCGACACCATTTTTAGGGTCTTGGATGCCTAGCGAAAAAGCCAAATCGGTTGGTGCGCCCATTGAGATGGATATCAGTAAATTGCCACCTGGTGCGCAGCAAAGAGCCGTATGGCGCGGTAAGGCGATTTATGTGCTGCGTATGACAGAGCCGATGTTAAAAGCCGTTAAAGAGACTGAATCGAGCGGTCTGCTATTAGACCCCAATTCAGAAGCCAGTGATTTGCCCGAGACGCTTAAATCAGAGCAAAGTCGTCAATTGCGTGACGATATTATGGTGTTAATCGGTGTTTGCACACACCTAGGCTGCGCGCCGACGCTGCAAGGTGTCGATAAAGGCCAATCGCATACCCCTGGCTGGTTGGGTGGTTTTTTCTGTGCCTGCCATGGTTCTAAATACGATTATGCTGGTAGGGTTTACCGTGGTGTGCCTGCGCCCAAGAATTTGCCCATTCCGCCTTATCGGTTTGAAAATGATGGCTTGATTGTTATCGGCGAAGAGGAGACAGTGTGA
- a CDS encoding cytochrome b, whose translation MQKNETTQNNVVGWIDKRFPLTKMWNEHLAEYYAPKNFNFFYYFGSLALLVLVNQIVSGIWLAMFYKPDTALAFASVEGIMRDVPFGYLIRYMHSTGASAFFVVVYLHMFRALIYGSYKKPRELVWIFGMLIFLCLMAEAFMGYLLPWGQMSYWGANVIISLFSAIPFLGEFVVQFIQGDYYISDATLNRFFSLHVILLPLVLVMLVAAHIIALHEVGSNNPDGVEIKANKDENGIPRDGIPFHPYYTVKDLFGVGVFLIIFCAIMFYAPEMGGYFLEHPNFEPANPVATPDHIAPVWYFGSFYSILRAATFGLDWVFFAGLGAALLLFGVYRLTQKQSIKATGVVLGLAVLMFIAAATGVEVSAKQLGVILMFGAIILLFVLPWLDTEPTKSIRYRGPIFKVTTALFVIGFLLLTWLGGKEATGPALLTAQILTLYYFVYLLVILPILPKIDRCKPVPERVTK comes from the coding sequence ATGCAAAAAAATGAGACCACACAAAATAATGTAGTTGGTTGGATTGATAAACGATTCCCCTTGACCAAGATGTGGAACGAGCATCTCGCCGAGTACTACGCACCGAAAAATTTTAATTTCTTTTACTATTTTGGTTCACTGGCGTTGCTTGTTTTGGTCAACCAAATTGTGTCAGGTATTTGGCTAGCCATGTTTTATAAGCCCGATACGGCGTTAGCTTTTGCTTCGGTAGAAGGCATTATGCGTGACGTGCCGTTTGGCTATTTAATTCGCTATATGCACTCAACAGGTGCTTCGGCATTTTTTGTGGTAGTTTATTTGCACATGTTTAGGGCATTAATCTATGGTTCGTACAAAAAGCCACGCGAGTTGGTGTGGATTTTTGGTATGTTAATCTTTTTGTGCTTGATGGCTGAGGCCTTTATGGGCTATTTGTTGCCGTGGGGGCAGATGTCCTATTGGGGCGCGAATGTGATTATTTCGCTCTTTAGTGCCATCCCGTTTTTGGGTGAGTTTGTCGTACAGTTTATCCAAGGCGATTATTACATCTCCGATGCGACACTGAATCGATTTTTCTCGTTGCATGTTATTTTATTGCCATTAGTCTTGGTGATGCTGGTAGCCGCCCATATTATTGCGCTGCACGAAGTGGGTTCGAATAACCCTGACGGTGTGGAAATCAAAGCCAACAAAGACGAAAATGGCATTCCCAGAGATGGTATTCCTTTTCATCCTTATTACACCGTGAAAGACTTATTCGGCGTGGGTGTTTTCTTGATTATTTTCTGTGCGATTATGTTTTATGCGCCAGAAATGGGTGGCTATTTCCTTGAGCACCCCAATTTTGAGCCCGCCAATCCAGTCGCAACACCCGATCACATTGCGCCAGTTTGGTATTTTGGGTCATTTTATTCTATCTTACGGGCGGCGACATTCGGGTTGGACTGGGTGTTCTTTGCTGGTCTTGGTGCGGCGTTATTGCTTTTCGGTGTTTATCGCCTAACGCAAAAACAATCGATCAAAGCCACGGGTGTGGTATTAGGTCTCGCGGTTTTGATGTTTATCGCAGCAGCAACGGGTGTTGAGGTCAGTGCGAAGCAATTGGGTGTTATTCTGATGTTTGGTGCAATTATCTTGTTGTTTGTTTTACCATGGCTTGATACAGAGCCCACCAAATCCATTCGCTATCGCGGGCCTATTTTTAAAGTAACAACCGCACTATTTGTCATTGGATTTTTGTTGTTGACTTGGTTAGGTGGCAAAGAAGCGACTGGTCCTGCGTTGCTAACGGCGCAAATACTGACATTGTATTATTTTGTTTATTTGCTAGTGATTTTGCCGATTTTGCCCAAAATCGATCGTTGTAAACCCGTGCCAGAGAGGGTGACCAAATGA
- a CDS encoding cytochrome c1, with the protein MKNVLKIMGLLPMLCLNIVMAAGGADWVPHDKFPANMSNSESIQRGAKYYVNYCLACHSLEFQRYNRIGMDTGLDEDVIKDNLIFTGQSVSQTMLSAIPDDDAQEWFGKVPPDLSLISRSKGSDYVYNYLRAFYRDDSKPMGVNNGVFPDVGMPHVLASVEGVKEAIYDETEQCKTVDGESVCETHKTLAGYTAPVGGTVSPDEYDAMVFDLSQFLYYVSDPSEIKRHRIGPWVLGFLILMTFVLYLLKREYWRDIH; encoded by the coding sequence ATGAAAAATGTATTGAAAATAATGGGCTTGTTGCCTATGCTTTGTCTGAATATTGTAATGGCAGCGGGCGGGGCTGATTGGGTGCCTCACGATAAATTCCCTGCCAATATGTCAAATAGTGAGTCAATTCAGCGCGGGGCTAAATACTATGTAAATTATTGTTTGGCTTGTCACTCATTGGAATTTCAGCGCTATAATCGCATTGGTATGGATACGGGTCTAGACGAAGATGTCATCAAAGACAATCTGATTTTTACAGGGCAATCTGTCTCGCAAACCATGTTGAGTGCAATTCCAGACGATGATGCACAAGAATGGTTCGGCAAGGTTCCGCCTGACTTGAGCCTCATTTCGCGTTCAAAAGGCAGTGATTATGTGTATAACTATTTACGGGCTTTTTACCGCGATGATAGCAAACCGATGGGTGTCAATAATGGGGTCTTCCCTGATGTCGGTATGCCACATGTATTGGCGAGCGTCGAAGGGGTCAAAGAAGCCATCTACGATGAGACCGAACAGTGTAAAACGGTCGATGGCGAGTCTGTGTGCGAAACCCATAAAACATTAGCTGGCTACACAGCGCCAGTTGGTGGGACGGTAAGTCCTGATGAATATGACGCAATGGTGTTTGATTTGTCACAGTTTTTGTATTACGTGAGTGACCCGTCAGAGATAAAACGTCACCGTATTGGCCCTTGGGTATTAGGTTTTTTGATTTTGATGACTTTCGTGCTTTACCTGTTAAAACGGGAATATTGGCGAGACATTCACTAA
- a CDS encoding glutathione S-transferase N-terminal domain-containing protein has product MNLLSHIRAGLTIVTDPVTVASHRVRLIVAEKSVEAEMVSISLDDPLPEDLMTLNPSGRVPTLLDRDLVLFDERVISEYLDERYPHPALMPIEPIVRAKLRLLVYRIESEWYSRMIELESNSLSANKRKQVIKELRDSVSQLSPLFKQGDFLLSDSMSLLDCAVLPVLWRLPHFGITLPEAAVNNLKGYAADMFGREGFKNALSDYEKELRKKG; this is encoded by the coding sequence ATGAATTTATTAAGTCATATACGCGCTGGGTTAACGATTGTTACTGACCCAGTTACTGTTGCGAGTCATCGAGTGCGACTGATTGTCGCCGAAAAATCGGTTGAGGCGGAGATGGTGTCTATTTCGCTTGACGATCCACTCCCAGAGGATTTGATGACCTTAAATCCGTCTGGACGAGTGCCAACCTTATTAGACCGCGATTTGGTGTTATTTGACGAGCGCGTTATCTCTGAGTATTTGGACGAACGCTACCCACATCCAGCGTTAATGCCCATTGAGCCCATTGTCCGAGCTAAGCTCCGCTTGCTTGTTTATCGCATAGAGTCTGAATGGTATTCACGGATGATTGAATTAGAGTCTAACAGCTTGTCGGCTAACAAACGCAAACAAGTGATAAAAGAATTAAGAGACAGCGTTTCACAACTTTCTCCCTTGTTTAAACAGGGCGATTTCTTGCTGTCTGATAGCATGAGTCTACTGGATTGCGCGGTGCTACCTGTGTTGTGGCGACTGCCGCATTTTGGCATCACGCTGCCCGAGGCGGCGGTAAATAATCTAAAAGGCTATGCGGCGGATATGTTTGGTCGAGAAGGCTTTAAAAACGCATTATCAGACTACGAAAAAGAGTTGCGCAAAAAAGGATGA
- a CDS encoding stringent starvation protein B: protein MTSNKPYLIRAMYEWMCDNAVTPYVYIDTRCSDIGLPDNLRVENPLVLNISPAACVNLVLDNAAITFQARFSGRVFDVFLPIDSIMAILAKETGEGLQFPAVAAEAGVSSDSLASDPQTFDSQASNPQVSDSLDAVDGALGAEYNQKNSHQDGRQMKPAAKARSSKRGEPKRNESKPNESKRNEPRRSSLKIIK, encoded by the coding sequence ATGACCTCCAATAAGCCTTACCTCATTCGTGCGATGTATGAATGGATGTGTGACAACGCTGTCACGCCATATGTTTATATCGACACAAGGTGTTCGGATATTGGGTTGCCTGATAACTTGCGCGTTGAAAATCCATTGGTCTTAAATATCTCACCTGCGGCTTGTGTTAACTTGGTATTAGATAATGCGGCGATTACTTTCCAGGCACGTTTTTCAGGTCGCGTTTTTGATGTTTTTTTGCCAATTGACAGCATTATGGCTATATTGGCGAAAGAAACAGGCGAAGGCTTGCAGTTCCCTGCGGTGGCCGCGGAAGCGGGTGTTTCTTCCGATTCGCTGGCTTCGGATCCCCAAACATTCGATTCCCAGGCATCGAATCCCCAGGTATCGGATTCGTTGGATGCTGTGGATGGTGCGTTAGGCGCAGAATACAATCAAAAAAACAGCCATCAAGATGGCCGCCAAATGAAACCAGCCGCCAAAGCACGCTCATCTAAACGAGGTGAGCCAAAGCGGAATGAATCAAAGC